The following proteins are co-located in the Thermodesulfovibrionales bacterium genome:
- a CDS encoding AI-2E family transporter, which translates to MNTKRSNVTGYDIASWLIMGAALLFVLNLRLLPALLAGLLVHELVHLLSPHLRLTRLSGDRARMVVVTLLTVAVIVTLGFSIWALIAFFRSDSGSIPALFQRMAEIIEGSREKLPAWLIESLPNDAEGVKNWSVGWLHRHAGEVQVAGKEAGRMAAHILVGMVIGALISLREVTTAKNGRPLARALEDRAARLSHAFRAIVFAQVRISALNTLFSLLYLAVALPALGIHLPLIKTMVIITFIAGLMPIIGNLISNTVIVVVSLSHSLDVTVASLVFLAVIHKLEYFLNARIVGAKISARAWELLLAMLVMEAAFGISGLIAAPIYYAYVKDELADRGLV; encoded by the coding sequence ATGAATACGAAAAGATCGAATGTAACTGGCTATGACATAGCCTCATGGCTGATTATGGGAGCGGCGCTGCTGTTCGTGCTCAATCTCCGCCTTCTCCCTGCTCTGCTCGCCGGACTGCTCGTGCACGAACTGGTGCATCTCCTCTCTCCTCATCTCCGTCTTACGAGACTGAGTGGCGATCGCGCCAGAATGGTCGTGGTTACGTTGCTTACGGTAGCCGTCATCGTGACGCTCGGCTTCTCGATCTGGGCCCTAATAGCATTCTTCCGCAGCGATTCAGGGAGCATACCGGCGCTCTTCCAAAGAATGGCCGAGATCATTGAGGGTTCACGAGAAAAACTCCCCGCCTGGCTCATCGAATCCCTGCCTAATGATGCTGAGGGTGTAAAGAACTGGTCGGTTGGCTGGCTGCACAGGCACGCGGGTGAGGTGCAGGTCGCGGGCAAAGAGGCGGGCCGCATGGCCGCGCACATCCTTGTCGGCATGGTAATCGGTGCCCTCATCTCTCTGCGGGAGGTGACTACCGCAAAAAACGGTCGTCCTCTCGCACGAGCGCTGGAAGATCGTGCGGCGCGCCTGAGTCATGCCTTCCGCGCTATCGTCTTCGCACAAGTGCGCATCTCGGCATTGAATACCCTCTTCTCGTTACTCTATCTCGCTGTTGCGCTGCCCGCACTCGGCATTCACCTGCCGCTCATCAAGACCATGGTGATTATCACCTTCATTGCGGGCTTGATGCCGATCATCGGCAACCTGATCTCGAACACGGTAATCGTCGTCGTCAGCCTGAGCCACTCGCTCGATGTGACCGTCGCCTCTCTTGTCTTTCTCGCGGTCATCCATAAGCTCGAGTATTTCCTGAACGCGCGAATCGTGGGCGCCAAGATCTCCGCACGCGCGTGGGAACTTCTGTTGGCGATGCTCGTGATGGAAGCGGCCTTCGGGATTTCCGGCCTCATCGCAGCCCCGATCTATTACGCGTACGTAAAGGATGAACTGGCAGACCGAGGTCTGGTCTGA